The Glycine soja cultivar W05 chromosome 6, ASM419377v2, whole genome shotgun sequence genome has a window encoding:
- the LOC114417156 gene encoding optic atrophy 3 protein homolog isoform X1 — MVVFPVVKLATLALRTACKPIANRLKKEAGYHLKFRNFIISIAQANHRLTTRVQRRIYGHATDVAIHPLNEEKAVQAAADLLGELFVFSTNVADAILIAVADILKTLMLQPKTRTHATKFSSVPSIKISAIIDFVLFRLQELPSSLRCKEVQDQKQEKKNYVDRRYRLSSCLCLSWIICFEGKLWVEAKLVFL, encoded by the exons ATGGTGGTGTTTCCGGTGGTGAAGCTAGCAACACTCGCTCTGAGAACCGCGTGCAAACCAATCGCCAACAGGCTCAAGAAGGAGGCCGGTTACCACCTCAAGTTCCGCAATTTCATCATCAGCATTGCCCAG GCCAATCATAGATTGACGACGAGAGTGCAGAGACGAATTTACGGTCATGCCACTGATGTTGCAATCCACCCTCTGAACGAGGAGAAGGCTGTGCAAGCTGCTGCTGATCTGCTTGGAGAACTCTTTGTCTTCTCG ACAAATGTGGCCGATGCAATTCTAATCGCAGTTGCGgacattttaaaaactttgatgTTGCAGCCCAAAACAAG GACCCATGCTACAAAATTTTCATCTGTACCATCTATCAAGATTTCTGCTATCATCGATTTCGTTCTATTTAGGTTGCAGGAGCTGCCATCATCTTTGAGGTGCAAAGAAGTTCAAGATCAGaagcaagaaaagaagaattacGTAGACAGGAGATACAGGTTGTCTTCCTGCCTTTGTCTGTCATGGATTATATGTTTTGAGGGTAAATTGTGGGTTGAAGCAAAGTTGGTCTTCTtgtaa
- the LOC114417157 gene encoding protein MAK16 homolog: MQHDEVIWQVIRHNHCSYMAKIATGNFCRNPYNVTGVCNRSSCPLANSRYATIRDDNGVFYLYMKTIERAHMPKDLWERVKLPRNYEKALEIIDKHMLYWPKLLIHKIKQRLTKMTQMRIRMRKLALKTREKIMTTPRKEKKREARREEKAEKAALLEKSIEKELLERLQKGVYQQSDIYNYPLEEYNKVLDMEKLQIADEEEDEEEPEVEYVEGYDELEEEEDMEDFGGFATLKSQGDFDDDENAESTDDEEEEAIDQSRAKRKMALSSKKLEKNGLGSKLKKTRVLVEVEREDAGERQRMVQ; the protein is encoded by the exons ATGCAGCACGACGAGGTCATATGGCAAGTTATCAGGCACAACCATTGCAGTTACATGGCCAA aaTTGCGACGGGGAATTTTTGTAGAAACCCTTACAACGTGACTGGGGTTTGTAACCGAAGCTCGTGCCCTTTGGCTAATAGTCGCTATGCCACCATTCGCGATGACAATG GAGTGTTTTACCTTTACATGAAAACTATCGAAAGAGCTCATATGCCGAAAGATTTGTGGGAAAGAGTAAAGTTGCCAAGGAATTATGAGAAGGCACTTGAAATCATAGACAAACATATG TTGTATTGGCCCAAACTTCTTATACACAAGATAAAGCAACGCTTGACCAAAATGACACAGATGAGGATACGTATGAGGAAACTTGCTTTGAAGACAAG ggagaaaataatgacaactccaaggaaagagaaaaagagagaggctCGAAGAGAAGAGAAGGCCGAAAAAGCAGCTTTGTTAGAAAAG TCTATTGAAAAAGAGCTATTAGAACGCCTTCAAAAAGGAGTTTATCAACAAAGTGATATATACAATTATCCTCTTGAAGAGTACAATAAAGTTCTTGATATGGAGAAACTTCAAATTGCTGAtgaagaagaggatgaagag GAACCAGAGGTAGAATATGTAGAAGGTTATGATGAACTTGAAGAGGAAGAAGACATGGAGGATTTTGGTGGTTTTGCAACTCTCAAGTCTCAGGGTGATTTTGACGATGATGAAAATG CTGAAAGCACTGATGATGAAGAGGAAGAAGCAATTGATCAGAGTAGAGCAAAAAGGAAAATGGCATTATCTTCAAAGAAACTTGAGAAGAATGGCCTTGGTTCTAAATTAAAGAAGACAAGGGTACTTGTTGAG GTTGAGCGTGAGGACGCTGGTGAAAGACAGAGGATGGTACAATAG
- the LOC114416347 gene encoding probable O-methyltransferase 3: MASDTQWVSSVVIEKCKGVFDLSESLVDVGGGTGTMAKAIAKSFPKLKCVVFDLPRVVGDLQGTDNIKFVGGDMFEEAFPLADCITLKWVLHNWNDEDCVKLLNKCKEAIPNHGGVIIIEV, translated from the exons ATGGCTAGTGACACTCAATGGGTTTCTAGTGTGGTAATTGAAAAGTGCAAGGGCGTGTTTGACCTATCAGAGTCATTGGTTGATGTTGGAGGAGGGACAGGGACTATGGCTAAGGCAATTGCTAAGTCATTCCCAAAACTAAAGTGTGTTGTATTTGATCTCCCACGTGTTGTTGGTGACTTGCAAGGAACTGATAACATAAAATTTGTTGGAGGAGATATGTTTGAAGAAGCATTTCCTTTGGCTGATTGCATTACGTTGAAG TGGGTATTACATAATTGGAACGACGAGGATTGTGTGAAATTACTGAATAAATGCAAGGAGGCAATACCTAACCACGGTGGGGTTATTATCATAGAGGTTTAG
- the LOC114417158 gene encoding probable O-methyltransferase 3, which translates to MEFDNEDHYAKLLRAQTHIFDQTFGFINSMSLKCAIDLCIPDVIHKYGQPMPLSQLIASLPIHPSKACFIFRLMQILTHSGFFSQHNNATENYEQEEVSYVLTDASKLLLKDHHFSMISLPQVILDPILVNPWFQFSTWFTNEDPTPFHTQNGMAFWDYASSEPKLNHLFNDAMTNDSRLISSVLIEKCKGVFSGLESLVDVGGGTGTMAKAIAKSFPQLKCIVFDLPHVVDGLQGTENVEYVHGDMFEAIPSADSIMLKTIMHNWNDEECLKILKRCKEAIANKDKGKVIIIDVVIGNEKGDSELDQTKLFYDIEMMVLVTGKERNEKDWAKLFLSAGFNSYKITPVLGFKSLIEVYP; encoded by the exons ATGGAATTTGATAATGAAGACCATTATGCAAAACTACTTCGAGCTCAAACCCACATATTTGATCAAACTTTCGGATTCATAAACTCTATGTCCCTTAAATGTGCAATTGATTTGTGCATACCTGATGTAATACACAAGTATGGCCAACCTATGCCACTCTCTCAACTCATTGCTTCACTTCCAATTCACCCTTCTAAGGCTTGCTTCATTTTCCGCTTGATGCAAATTTTGACTCATTCCGGTTTCTTCTCTCAACACAATAATGCCACCGAAAATTATGAGCAAGAAGAAGTGAGTTATGTGCTAACTGATGCATCTAAACTACTCCTTAAGGACCATCACTTTAGTATGATTTCCTTGCCACAAGTCATACTTGATCCAATTTTGGTGAATCCATGGTTTCAATTCTCTACCTGGTTCACAAATGAAGACCCTACACCGTTTCACACACAAAATGGGATGGCATTTTGGGATTATGCTAGCTCTGAGCCCAAACTCAACCACCTTTTTAATGATGCCATGACTAATGACTCACGGTTGATTTCCAGCGTGTTGATTGAGAAGTGCAAGGGAGTGTTTAGTGGATTGGAGTCTTTGGTTGATGTTGGGGGTGGAACTGGGACTATGGCTAAGGCCATTGCCAAGTCGTTTCCTCAATTGAAGTGTATTGTGTTTGATCTCCCACATGTTGTTGATGGCTTGCAAGGAACAGAGAACGTAGAATATGTTCATGGGGACATGTTTGAAGCAATTCCTTCTGCTGATTCCATTATGTTGAAG ACTATAATGCATAACTGGAACGATGAGGAATGCTTGAAAATCCTGAAGAGATGTAAGGAGGCAATCGCAAACAAAGATAAAGGAAAGGTGATTATCATAGACGTGGTGATAGGAAACGAGAAAGGAGACAGTGAATTAGATCAAACAAAGCTCTTCTATGATATTGAGATGATGGTGTTAGTCACTGGGAAAGAGAGAAATGAGAAAGACTGGGCTAAATTGTTTTTGTCTGCAGGTTTCAATAGCTACAAGATAACTCCAGTTCTAGGTTTTAAGTCTCTAATCGAGGTTTATCCATAG
- the LOC114417156 gene encoding optic atrophy 3 protein homolog isoform X4, whose protein sequence is MVVFPVVKLATLALRTACKPIANRLKKEAGYHLKFRNFIISIAQANHRLTTRVQRRIYGHATDVAIHPLNEEKAVQAAADLLGELFVFSVAGAAIIFEVQRSSRSEARKEELRRQEIQEIKTKNEELAREIELLAQKLEELEQLSRGRGLLGTLNFRHTRVSEDRKSN, encoded by the exons ATGGTGGTGTTTCCGGTGGTGAAGCTAGCAACACTCGCTCTGAGAACCGCGTGCAAACCAATCGCCAACAGGCTCAAGAAGGAGGCCGGTTACCACCTCAAGTTCCGCAATTTCATCATCAGCATTGCCCAG GCCAATCATAGATTGACGACGAGAGTGCAGAGACGAATTTACGGTCATGCCACTGATGTTGCAATCCACCCTCTGAACGAGGAGAAGGCTGTGCAAGCTGCTGCTGATCTGCTTGGAGAACTCTTTGTCTTCTCG GTTGCAGGAGCTGCCATCATCTTTGAGGTGCAAAGAAGTTCAAGATCAGaagcaagaaaagaagaattacGTAGACAGGAGATACAG GAAATAAAGACTAAGAATGAAGAATTGGCTAGAGAAATTGAACTTCTTGCACAAAAGCTTGAAGAGCTGGAACAACTTTCCAGGGGACGAGGACTACTTGGCACTCTTAACTTCAGACACACTCGTGTCTCTGAAGATAGAAAATCCAATTGA
- the LOC114417156 gene encoding optic atrophy 3 protein homolog isoform X2 yields the protein MVVFPVVKLATLALRTACKPIANRLKKEAGYHLKFRNFIISIAQANHRLTTRVQRRIYGHATDVAIHPLNEEKAVQAAADLLGELFVFSTNVADAILIAVADILKTLMLQPKTRLQELPSSLRCKEVQDQKQEKKNYVDRRYRLSSCLCLSWIICFEGKLWVEAKLVFL from the exons ATGGTGGTGTTTCCGGTGGTGAAGCTAGCAACACTCGCTCTGAGAACCGCGTGCAAACCAATCGCCAACAGGCTCAAGAAGGAGGCCGGTTACCACCTCAAGTTCCGCAATTTCATCATCAGCATTGCCCAG GCCAATCATAGATTGACGACGAGAGTGCAGAGACGAATTTACGGTCATGCCACTGATGTTGCAATCCACCCTCTGAACGAGGAGAAGGCTGTGCAAGCTGCTGCTGATCTGCTTGGAGAACTCTTTGTCTTCTCG ACAAATGTGGCCGATGCAATTCTAATCGCAGTTGCGgacattttaaaaactttgatgTTGCAGCCCAAAACAAG GTTGCAGGAGCTGCCATCATCTTTGAGGTGCAAAGAAGTTCAAGATCAGaagcaagaaaagaagaattacGTAGACAGGAGATACAGGTTGTCTTCCTGCCTTTGTCTGTCATGGATTATATGTTTTGAGGGTAAATTGTGGGTTGAAGCAAAGTTGGTCTTCTtgtaa
- the LOC114417156 gene encoding optic atrophy 3 protein homolog isoform X3, producing MVVFPVVKLATLALRTACKPIANRLKKEAGYHLKFRNFIISIAQANHRLTTRVQRRIYGHATDVAIHPLNEEKAVQAAADLLGELFVFSTNVADAILIAVADILKTLMLQPKTRTHATKFSSVPSIKISAIIDFVLFRLQELPSSLRCKEVQDQKQEKKNYVDRRYRK from the exons ATGGTGGTGTTTCCGGTGGTGAAGCTAGCAACACTCGCTCTGAGAACCGCGTGCAAACCAATCGCCAACAGGCTCAAGAAGGAGGCCGGTTACCACCTCAAGTTCCGCAATTTCATCATCAGCATTGCCCAG GCCAATCATAGATTGACGACGAGAGTGCAGAGACGAATTTACGGTCATGCCACTGATGTTGCAATCCACCCTCTGAACGAGGAGAAGGCTGTGCAAGCTGCTGCTGATCTGCTTGGAGAACTCTTTGTCTTCTCG ACAAATGTGGCCGATGCAATTCTAATCGCAGTTGCGgacattttaaaaactttgatgTTGCAGCCCAAAACAAG GACCCATGCTACAAAATTTTCATCTGTACCATCTATCAAGATTTCTGCTATCATCGATTTCGTTCTATTTAGGTTGCAGGAGCTGCCATCATCTTTGAGGTGCAAAGAAGTTCAAGATCAGaagcaagaaaagaagaattacGTAGACAGGAGATACAG GAAATAA